From a single Pelmatolapia mariae isolate MD_Pm_ZW linkage group LG20, Pm_UMD_F_2, whole genome shotgun sequence genomic region:
- the LOC134619408 gene encoding voltage-gated purine nucleotide uniporter SLC17A9-like yields MADNHTSGADKKDSNGSLLDPKICGPDECKEEESGDRNLWPRSLARKWIVMLFMGTCFLYCARMAMPVCAVSMAAMFHWSKIDSGVVLGGFFWGYCLTQILGGHASDRVGGERVLFFSASSWALITAGTPLLAHLGSHTLALMTVARFLMGILQGVFFPSLASLCSQRVVEGERGFLMSTLQSGTHLGTLLAGGLGTLMLDRYGWESMFYSIGFLSGLWALIVWQCLLKGELTPKVMETKKNSEWSLPRIPWLSLFKKPPVWAMVFAHMCMCSTSYTLLSWLPTYFKESFPHATGWVYNVVPWLTAIPSALVGGYVSDFLINRGYGVASVRKIMQFFAMGVSSMFILPLSGVVTFPAAVTYICAAVGLTTFTSGGVSVNVQDLTPSCAGTLFGFMNMMGSFMGVVLVSLSGYLIEVTQSWSVVFALITLVNATGLGVFLIFGGARRVDLVEYSRIIEI; encoded by the exons ATGGCTGACAACCACACATCAGGAGCCGACAAGAAGGACTCTAATGGTTCTTTATTGGATCCTAAGATTTGTgggcctgatgaatgtaaagaAGAGGAGTCGGGAGACCGAAACCTATGGCCAAG ATCCCTGGCTCGAAAATGGATCGTGATGCTGTTTATGGGCACCTGCTTCCTCTATTGTGCGCGGATGGCCATGCCTGTCTGCGCCGTCTCAATGGCTGCTATGTTTCATTGGAGTAAAATTGATTCTGGGGTGGTTTTGGGTGGATTCTTCTGGGGTTACTGTCTCACACAGATCCTGGGAGGACACGCGAGTGACAG AGTGGGAGGAGAGCGTGTCCTGTTCTTCTCTGCATCATCATGGGCTCTGATCACAGCTGGCACTCCTCTGCTGGCCCATCTTGGCTCTCACACCCTGGCTCTCATGACTGTGGCCAGGTTTCTCATGGGAATATTACAAG GTGTTTTTTTCCCATCTTTGGCCAGCCTGTGCTCACAGCGTGTAGTGGAAGGGGAAAGAGGGTTTTTAATGAGCACATTGCAAAGCGGTACACATCTTGG aACATTGTTAGCTGGTGGGTTGGGGACCCTGATGCTCGACCGCTATGGCTGGGAAAGCATGTTCTACAGTATCGGTTTCCTGTCCGGACTCTGGGCGCTCATTGTTTGGCAGTGTTTACTAAAAG GTGAACTTACCCCCAAGGTGATGGAAACAAAGAAGAACTCAGAGTGGAGTCTGCCAAGAATACCCTGGCTGAGCCTTTTTAAGAAGCCACCTGTCTG GGCCATGGTGTTTGCTCACATGTGTATGTGCAGCACATCCTACACACTGTTATCATGGCTGCCAACATACTTCAAAGAATCATTTCCTCATGCCACG GGATGGGTCTATAATGTTGTTCCATGGCTAACTGCAATCCCATCAGCACTTGTTGGAGGATACGTTTCAGATTTCCTCATTAACCGAG GATATGGTGTAGCATCTGTGAGAAAGATAATGCAG TTTTTTGCCATGGGAGTATCAAGTATGTTTATTTTACCTCTCTCTGGAGTTGTCACATTTCCTGCAGCTGTGACTTACATTTGTGCTGCTGTGGGTCTCACCACCTTCACCAGCGG tgGTGTTTCTGTGAATGTACAGGATCTGACACCATCGTGTGCAGGCACCCTGTTTG GTTTTATGAATATGATGGGCTCTTTTATGG GGGTGGTGCTGGTGTCTTTATCAGGATACCTGATTGAAGTCACACAGTCGTGGTCCGTGGTCTTTGCCCTCATCACTTTAGTAAATGCCACGGGTCTCGGTGTCTTCCTCATCTTTGGAGGTGCTCGCCGTGTGGACCTAGTGGAGTATTCCAGGATTATTGAGATATGA
- the LOC134619405 gene encoding tripartite motif-containing protein 16-like — protein MLRGEMAQKGVQLHPENFSCSICLDILKDPVTIPCGHSYCMDCIKTHWDEEKKKRICSCPQCRQAFTPRPVLVKSTMLAELVEELKKTALQAASVYQRYAGPEDVACDLCTGRKLKAVKSCLVCLVSYCEQHLQPHYDVALLKKHKLADPFKRLQENICSRHSEVMKIFCRTDQQSICYVCSLDEHKGHETVSAVAERSERQRALEVSRLQIQQRIQDREKEVNVLELEVRAMSFSADKAVEDSEKMFTELIRLIQKRSSDVKRQIRSQQETEVSRVKELQEKLEQEIAELKKKDAELKQLIDTEDHNLFLHNHPLLSPLRQPIDSSSINIRPLRYFEDVKAAVSETRNKLQDILSETWSNFSLIVTQVDVLLSVPKPEPRTRAGFLNYSRAITLDPNTANKWLHLSEGNRKATLMKQQQSYSNHPHRFTAWSQVLSRESLTGQCYWEVEWIGIGFHIAVAYKNIGRAGWGDECKFGRNEKSWALSCHKKTYEFWHNNSHTSISGPHFSKIGVYLDHSAGILSFYSVSETMTLLHRVHTTFTQPLYAGFWLFSGVKTTKFCKLK, from the coding sequence ATGCTGAGAGGTGAAATGGCACAGAAAGGAGTTCAGCTGCACCCAGAAAACTTCTCTTGTTCAATCTGTTTGGATATACTAAAGGATCCGGTCACAattccctgtggacacagctactgcatggACTGCATTAAAACCCACTGGgatgaagagaagaagaagagaatcTGCAGCTGCCCTCAGTGTAGGCAGGCCTTCACACCGAGACCTGTCCTGGTGAAAAGCACAATGTTAGCAGAGTtagtggaggagctgaagaagactgcACTCCAAGCTGCTTCTGTTTATCAGCGCTATGCTGGTCCTGAAGATGTAGCCTGCGATCTCTGCACAGGAAGAAAACTAAAAGCTGTGAAGTCCTGTTTGGTGTGCCTGGTCTCTTACTGTGAGCAGCACCTTCAGCCTCATTATGATGTGGCTcttttaaagaaacacaaactggCAGACCCCTTCAAGAggctccaggagaacatctgctctcgtcacAGTGAGGTGATGAAAATTTTCTgccgtactgatcagcagagtatctgttatgTCTGCTCTTTagatgaacataaaggccatgAAACGGTTTCCGCTGTAGCAGAAAGGTCTGAGAGGCAAAGAGCGCTCGAGGTGAGTCGActacaaatccagcaaagaatCCAGGACCGAGAGAAAGAAGTGAATGTGCTTGAGCTGGAGGTCAGGGCAATGAGTTTCTCCGCTGATAAAGCAGTAGAGGACAGTGAGAAgatgttcactgagctgattcgtctcatccagaaaagaagctctgatgtaAAGCGGCAGATCAGATCCCAGCaagaaactgaagtgagtcgagtcaaagagcttcaggagaagctggagcaggagatcgctGAGTTGAAGAAGaaagatgctgagctgaagcagcTCATAGACACAGAGGATCACAATCTGTTTCTGCACAACCATCCCTTACTgtcaccactcagacagcctatagactcatccagcatcaatatccGTCCTCTGAGATACTTTGAGGATGTGAAAGCAGCTGTGTCAGAAACCAGAAATAAGCTACAGGATATCCTGAGTGAGACATGGTCAAACTTCTCACTCATAGTCACTcaagtggatgttttactgtcagtTCCAAAACCAGAGCCAAGGACCAGAGCTGGATTCTTAAACTATTCACGTGCAATCACCttggatccaaacacagcaaacaaatGGCTGCACTTATCAGAGGGGAACAGAAAGGCGACATTAATGAAACAACAGCAGTCTTATTCTAATCATCCACATCGATTCACTGCATGGTCTCAGGTTCTGAGcagagagagtctgactggacagtgttactgggaggtggagtggatAGGGATAGGATTTCACATTGCAGTCGCCTACAAAAATATTGGCAGAGCGGGGTGGGGGGATGAATGTAAATTTGGACGCAATGAGAAAAGTTGGGCTTTGAGTTGTCACAAAAAAACATATGAATTTTGGCACAACAACAGCCACACTTCCATCTCAGGCCCTCACTTCTCCAAAataggagtgtacctggatcacagtGCGGGCATCCTGTCCTTCTACAGTGTATCTGAAACTATGACCCTTCTCCACAGAGTCCACACCACgttcactcagccgctctatgctggatTTTGGCTTTTCTCAGGTGTGAAAACCACTAAATTCTGCAAACTCAAGTAG
- the dnajc5aa gene encoding dnaJ (Hsp40) homolog, subfamily C, member 5aa produces MSEQQRQRSLSTAGESLYHVLGVDKMATTDDIKRSYRKLALKFHPDKNPDNPEAADKFKEINNAHAILNDPTKRNIYDKYGSLGLYVAEQFGEENVNTYFVLSSWWAKALFVLCGLATGCYFCCCLCCCCNCCCGRCKPRPREGQEQDFYVSPEDLEAQLQSDEREAGSEPIVLQPSATETTQLTSDGHHSYRTDTGFN; encoded by the exons ATGAGTGAGCAGCAGAGGCAGCGCTCTCTGTCCACCGCGGGTGAGTCTCTCTACCATGTGTTGGGAGTTGACAAGATGGCCACGACGGATGATATAAAGAGATCTTACAG GAAACTGGCGTTAAAGTTCCACCCTGACAAGAATCCCGACAATCCAGAGGCCGCAGATAAGTTCAAGGAGATAAACAACGCCCACGCCATCCTGAATGACCCCACGAAGCGTAACATTTACGATAAATATGGCTCTCTAGGGCTATATGTGGCAGAGCAGTTTGGAGAGGAGAATGTTAACACTTACTTTGTCCTTTCTAGCTGGTGGGCAAAG GCTCTGTTTGTATTGTGTGGCCTGGCCACTGGCTGTTACTTCTGTTGCTGCCTGTGTTGCTGCTGTAACTGCTGCTGTGGAAGATGTAAACCACGGCCTCGAGAGGGCCAGGAGCAGGACTTTTATGTGTCCCCTGAGGACCTGGAGGCTCAGCTGCAATCTGATGAGAGAG AGGCTGGTAGTGAACCTATAGTGCTACAGCCGTCAGCGACAGAGACAACCCAGTTAACATCAGATGGGCACCACTCCTACCGCACCGACACCGGCTTCAACTAA
- the LOC134619410 gene encoding glucose-induced degradation protein 8-B homolog, whose product MMSYAEKPEDITKEEWMDKLNNVHIQRADMNRLIMNYLVTEGFKEAAEKFRMESGIEPSVDLDSLDERIKIREMILKGQIQEAIALINSLHPELLDTNRYLYFHLQQQHLIELIRLRETESALEFAQTQLAEQGEESRECLTEMERTLALLAFDNPEESPFGDLLNMMQRQKVWSEVNQAVLDYENRESTPKLAKLLKLLLWAQNELDQKKVKYPKMTDLSTGTIEDPK is encoded by the exons ATGATGAGTTATGCCGAAAAGCCAGAGGACATCACAAAAGAAGAGTGGATGGACAAATTAAATAACGTTCACATACAGAGGGCGGATATGAATCGGCTCATTATGAATTACTTGGTGACAG AGGGCTTCAAAGAGGCAGCAGAGAAGTTCCGGATGGAGTCTGGTATCGAGCCGAGTGTGGACCTGGATTCTTTGGATGAAAGGATAAAGATTAGAGAGATGATCCTGAAGGGCCAGATTCAGGAAGCTATTGCACTCATTAACAGCCTACACCCGGAGCTGCTCGACACCAATCGATACCTGTATTTTCATCTGCAG CAGCAACATTTGATTGAGTTAATCAGGCTAAGAGAAACTGAGTCAGCGCTGGAGTTTGCTCAGACACAGCTGGCAGAGCAGGGGGAGGAGAGCCGAGAGTGTCTGACAGAGATGGAGCGAACGCTAGCCCTTTTGGCATTTGACAACCCAGAAGAGTCACCCTTTGGAGATCTGCTCAACATGATGCAGCGGCAAAAG GTGTGGAGTGAGGTGAACCAGGCCGTGCTGGACTATGAAAACAGGGAGTCGACACCCAAACTGGCCAAACTGCTGAAGTTGCTGCTGTGGGCTCAAAATGAGCTGGACCAGAAGAAGGTGAAATACCCCAAAATGACTGACCTTAGCACAGGCACCATTGAGGACCCCAAGTGA